GCAATGTTCCAGAAACATATGTTTGCCAATGTGCACAATAGAACATGAATGTCccagcaaaacaacaaaaaaacatccAGTCAGGGTTTGTCCCCAGTTGCACTGCAATACAAGTTCCAAGAAccacaaaaactgaaaaagaaagatcacaatgaaaactgaaaaatctgaATAACAAACATTAACTGAGCTGAAAATGATTTtacatgaggcaaaaagaaaacatgctGTGAACGTACAATCTTCTCTCAGTTATCTATGCAAACAGGAGAGTAGGATATAATCTTTTACATTATCATTTACCGTGTAATTTCAATCTCTTCTTTCACTACACCACTTAGTGGAACCAAACTTCTTGAAAGCAACTAAAATACTTTAGCATTTTTTGGAgtacaggcatatctcattttattacACCTTGCAGATACTATACTtccagatactgcattttttttttttttttaaccagttaaaggtttatggcaaccctgcattgagcaagtctatcagtgcctttttttttccaacagcatttgttcacttagtatctctgtgtcacatttcggtaattcttaaaatatttcaaacttttttcattattattatatttgtcatgaTGATTtctgatcagtgatctttgatgttactactgcaaaaagattacaacttgctgaaggcttagatgatagcattttttaagcaataaagtattttttaattaaggtatgtacattgttttttcagacataatgctactgcacagTTAATAGACTAAAGTGCAgtgtaaaaatatcttttacatacactgggaaaccaaaaaaatttgtgtgtcTCGCTTTATTGCAAcatttattgcagtggtctggaaccgaacccacaatatctctgaggtatgtctGTATTCCCCCAACTCTATAGTACCAGTTAGCAGTGAAAAATTACAAGGCAGAaggtcaaaaagaaagaaaaacaaaaggcctAGATAATTCACAAAGGGACCTACTAGCTTTAGATAGATAGTTGTCTTTTCTTATTTAGCAGATTTCATTATGggtaatatacattaaaaaaaaaggacttcctaTAAAAGTCTGGAACTCAAACTACTAATGCAAAAATGACTATCACTTAAGAAACAGGACACCTATCATTCTACTGCCaactaattaaattataataGCCTTTCAAGATGCCCAACTAGCCTTTATAAGAGCTTAGCTGTTCCTTCCCCTCTACTAAGCAAGCTGCTGTCAGGATACACTGAAACAATGATTTTAACATACACCTACGTCTGTGAATCTGAGTTCACAAGGTAAAACCATcaagggtttttgtttgcttcttttaaaatattttaaatgctatgCCAAATGACAAGAAACCAATTGAGCTGCTACATAAAAAATAAGTGTGTCCTTGTCGGGGTTGCGGGGGGCGAGTGGGAAGTCAGGGTGAGGGGATTTCTTCAAAGGAAGACTAGTTAGAAACTgtcatttaatttctaaatttcttttttccctctaaaaaactactgaaatattattttttaaatgatacaaataaagaCACACCACATATAATCTAATTATAGTAACTTATTTATTGCTAGCACCTTAGTGTATTTTTTCCTAGTCTTTTCATCCAAGCCCATTATCATAGTTATACTCCAAGTCTACAacgtaattttatttttttgtggtacgcgggcctctcactgttgtggcctctcccggtgcggagcacaggctccggacgcgcagtttcagcggccacggctcacaggcccagccgctccacgccatgtgggatcctcccggaccggggcacgaacccgtatcccctgcatcggcaggcggactctcaaccactgcgccaccagggaagccctacaacgtaattttaaatgtctacataatatccatttaaatataaagactacGAATTTCCTAGTCTCCCATTATTGAACTCTCATCTATAATTTATGAGATTTTTTCACGATAACAATTATGCccttagaatttaaaaacaacaagtGCCAAAACAATAATATTTAGGGTTAAAAACAACTTAAgtagaaattaatttctaaatttccaaaataattaatttgaattaataattaataattagtttaaattaatttccaaataatgaacaaatattaaccagatttatattttttgaaaatactaAAACTTGTAATACAAAAAACCACTTACTCTGATAATTATTATAACACCAGGAAcctcttatttatcttattatcaCTGTTTATCATATTCCTTTTAACTCTGTTagtcattaatattaaaaaatcaacaataccTGTTGATAGTGAATCACACCCATGATCAAAAAGTTCTCCCAAAGGAGAACTGCTATTGGTTCTTCTTGCCTGCTTCCCATCTATAGCATCCAAAGACTGGTAAATGAAAAGGCCACATGCACAAGCAATATACGCCCACAGAGGTGCctgtgaaataaaataagaaaagcaagagTAATAAGACATATTATTTACTATATCTGGCTAATACATTTTTACTTGCagatattttatcttcattttccagAGAAGTTGGAGGCTATGGGAGAGAAGATCCAGGTGCTACATAATGAAAAACTTCTGTAAACAATCAGAATTATAAGAGAATTAAAATTCCTTGCTTTGTAGGGGTACTCAAACAGATGCTGGATAACTACTTCACCGGGATAATACAGAAATCCCATGAGAGATTAAGCTAGGTAACTTCTATAAGATCTCTCCTAACATTTAGATTCTAAGAATCAATTAATGAATAATCCAGTACACTTTTTCCCAAATTGTATCTTTCAAGACGCTTACAGGTATTACACGAAAAGAAAATTTCCATGCTAAACTCACTTGGGAAACATTGGATTAAACAATGTTAAACAGATTTCTCAACTGCCGGACTTCTTCCAGCCCTTAAGATTACTAATGCATATTGTGATTATTCACTAATGCATATTGTGCATATTCAAGGGGGATACAGCATGCTgccatttcccaaacttatttgagcatgtaacttatttattattttttataaatttattttatttatttatttttttaaatttttggctgtgttgggtcttcgttgctgtgggcgggctttccctagttgcggccagcggggactactcttggttgcggtgtgcaggcttctcattgtggtggcttcccttgttgcggagcacgggctctaggcacgtgggcttcagtagttgtggcatgtgggctcagtagttgtggttcgcgggctctagagcacaggctcagtagttgtggcacatgggcttagttgttccgtggcatatgggatctttccagatcagggctcgaacccatgtcccctgcattggcaggcagattcttaaccactgtgctaccagggcaGTCCCACACGtaacttatttttaaacacatctcTTCAATGTTCCATGAAACAACACTAGGAAAATAATGATCTACTTAATAGACAGAGtgcttatattatttttcaaatatttatggtCACGTTTTCAAGGAATGGTTTCTCTTTTCCCAGACAGAAACTGAACCACTAATATTGAATTTAAATGTAGTGAATTAAAAAAGGagagctttgggacttccctggtggtgcagtggtaaagtatctgcctgccaatgcaggggacacggattcgagccctggtctgggaagatcccacatgcagcagagcaacaactaagcccatgcgccacaactactgagcctgcactctagagcccgcgagccacagctactgagcccgcctgccacaactactgaagcccgtgtgcctagagcctgtactgcacaacaagagaagccactgcaatgagaagcccgcgcaccacaacgaagagtagcccccgctcaccgcaactagagaaagcctgcgcgcagcaacagagacccaatgcagccaaaaacaaataaaataaataaataaaaaaggagagcTTCTATTTGGTCTGCTCTCTGTAAGAATGTTAGAGTGTTTTGCATCACTTTTTACTATTTTCCCATGCCCAGGccatgaaaaaatttttataaccACAAGATATTTCTCAGATATTGGTTATCAAGTTAACTGTATTAAATGCTCAGGgctgcaaattaaaactacttaGAGCTACAAAAAATATCCAGTATATTCTGCACTGCAAAGAGATATCTCTCTGACAGAGGTCTATTTAGATCTGTTATTAAAGGTAAAGAtcttctcttaaatattttcttggaatctcatattttaaaacactgaggTCGCTAAAAGGATCATCGTACATACCTCCCCCAGGCTTGAGTTACAAACCTGGAAAACAATAACTGTGGTTATGTAAACATAGTTTACATGCCAGCACACTGGACTAAGTGATTTATCTTATGTGACTAAGAACTCTACCTTCCTAGACTTTGGGTCTACTGCTTCTTACTCTTAGAGGAATCCAGTAACTCCCTAGAGCTGCACTGTCCGATACAATGGCCATTAGCCAGCCATCTGTGATTATTTtagtttaaattcattaaaattaaataaaaccaaaaattcagttcctcagttgctaggtacatttcaagtgttcaatagccaGAAGTATCTATGGCCTCCATATCAGACAACACAGACACAGAACACTACCATCATCACAGAAATTTCTATTGAACAGTACTGCTTTAGGGGACTAGAAAACAAGGAACTTCTTGGGGGTTTTAGGATTTTAATGGGGAACAGTGTTACTCTGGAACAGAGACAACTTCAAGTATTAGTATATACATAATCCTAGAAAACAGCAAGATGGTTATTACATATATAAGAGAGAGCAAAGCCTTCTTATCTTTGGACTTATCTTTCTTCCAGTGAATCTGCAGAACGCTAAActagtatttatatatttcttccttgtttccaTTATTTCACAACTCTCATAGGTGTTTTAAGAAGAAAGCCTTCTCATTCAGGAGCCAGTATGGTCTCAGCTGGGTTAAGAGCCTGATACACTGAATGTATCAATCAGGAAACTATTACTGTACAGTCACATTCCACCTTGAGTCCTCCCAGCAGCATTCTGAAAAGTTCTCTGTGATTAGTGTAGTTCCTATTCTGGAAGTTTCCCCAAAGATTTAACTAATTCTAAGGTTACTCTAACAATTCCAAATCACTTAAGAAGAGAGGATGAGGAAAAGTATTATAGGGAACATGGTGCCTGGTATACTCTGggtgttgaataaatgactatTCGTGGCCAAGCTACCCTCCACCCGGCTCTCATTCCCTGATCCCCATCCTGGAACTAGTTTAGGACTTAGAAGGCTTCAACTGGAACCAGCCCAGTTCCCTGTTCTTCTGTACCTCTAAAGATGTGCGAGATCTGGACCAGATTCCTCTGGAAGTATATGTCAGGTCCTCAAGTAAGCCACGAGTAAAACAGCTCGAAAAATGTGATAAAGAATcccaggacatatttaaacaatTGTActggtgtttatttttaagtttattgattGATGTAAATCAAGATAGTTAAGAAAATGAGGGGAAACCAGAAATATATCCATACAATCTGTATAAACTGTACCTGTATAGtaaaagaggaattaaaataaaGGTATTCAATGGTGAGGGGAAAATAAACATCtggcaaaagacaaaaaacaaaaacaaagtatgtTTTATAGGTAACTGTGACCCTCAATAGCTACTTTAAGAGCTATATGAGGtaacaaatgaattaatgaaaacagaaaggTATAAAGGATTGAATGGTGATAATTTTATCTCAAAAAAtcatctgaaaagactacattaaaaaaaaattacttcaagcTTAAAACAAGACAAGGAATGTTGTGGCCGTTATGATTTACATGGTTCTGCCACTTTTAACAGCTTTAGTTGAGGATTACCTTCTATCTTCTTGGTTTACCTGTGGCTTATCATTCTGATTAATACAGgaacaataaatgtttttgattCTCCTTCATCTACCTAACTACCTTAGTTCACTTTTTgacaagaacattttaaaatccataaacagggcttccctggtggcgcagtggttgagagtccgcctgccgatgcaggggacacgggttcgtgccccggtcagggaggatcccacatgccacggcggctgggcccgtgagccatggccgctgggcctgcgcttccggagcctgtgctccgcaacaggagaggccacagcagtgagaggcccgcgtacagaaaaaaaaaaaaaaaaaaaatcaattaaacatcAATTTACCCATTCAGATGAAGGGTTCTAGTTTCAGTTTTGGTTTTAAGAAGTGAGTAGAGAAAGTAAAAGAGGGAATAGCAGTGGACAGACATATTTGAGAAGGCCCAGGGACAGTCTTTGTAAGCAATACCATACTTCCCTTTTTTTAATGGCAGCCATAGCAGGATACAGAGCAGGAAATACATTATACTGTTTCTTCCTTACacttcttttgccttcttagaaTAAGAGAGATACTCCTGAGGTTATCAGCCACATATGTTTACAGGAAGGGAAAAGGGATATTCAATAACTCTTACTGGAATCAAGAGAATACTTTTGATAAGACTGATTTACAGCTGTGCCATCTTACTACCACAGACTTTCCTCTCTGATCATCTTAAACTTTGCTAAGACTTtattagccatttttaaaaaatgggataaaactctttttaaagaattgagaCTTAGtgattttaaaggaatattttacaTGTTAATCTCAACTAACATTAATTTATCTACTGGGATCAGAGTCCACACTTTGCTTCTGGTTTCTCAAAAGCATAGTATATATAAAGTAGGTTGTAGCTATGAGTTTTATTAACAATATATATGATAGGATACTTTAAAACAGCTGACAAATAGCTGTCAGATTATCTTACTTTTAGTTAAATGACCTAAAAATCCCAATTATAGGATTTTTGGCATGCAATAATTGTTTATATCTGTTATTAAAGAAATTCCTCTTACCTGCTCTGTAGCTGTAGGACAGTAGAAGACTAATAAAACAGTTGTACAGATGTTTATTGACAATCCAATGATCGTGATGAGATTTGGGGCAATCCAGGAGGGAACTCTTCCAACTAGCCATTCCCAATACCCTTGCATTAAGGGCTCAAGCAGGGACCGTCCAGCACTCTGATACCTGTGTTCTTCTAGCCGCTTAAGTTGGTGTCTTGACAATGGTGGTGTAGGTAACTGAAACAATTTATTTAATACACACCCTGGAGTACTCATATGCCCGAAGCCCAGAGGGGACTCCGGGTGAGAATCTCCACATCGTCTCCTTGTTGACCGATGCCCACTCATGGATCTTGCCTTCTTTAAATTTAGGGAGTATAATTTATCTTGTTTTATAGCTTTTTTGTGGATAGTCTttacctggggaaaaaaaaaagata
This genomic interval from Physeter macrocephalus isolate SW-GA chromosome 4, ASM283717v5, whole genome shotgun sequence contains the following:
- the CEPT1 gene encoding choline/ethanolaminephosphotransferase 1 isoform X3; this translates as MSGHRSTRRRCGDSHPESPLGFGHMSTPGCVLNKLFQLPTPPLSRHQLKRLEEHRYQSAGRSLLEPLMQGYWEWLVGRVPSWIAPNLITIIGLSINICTTVLLVFYCPTATEQAPLWAYIACACGLFIYQSLDAIDGKQARRTNSSSPLGELFDHGCDSLSTVFVVLGTCIAVQLGTNPDWMFFCCFAGTFMFYCAHWQTYVSGTLRFGIIDVTEVQIFIIIMHLLAVIGGPPFWQSMIPVLNIQMKIFPALCTVAGTIFSCTNYFRVIFTGGVGKNGSTIAGTSVLSPFLHIGSVITLAAMIYKKSAVQLFEKHPCLYILTFGFVSAKITNKLVVAHMTKSEMHLHDTAFIGPALLFLDQYFNSFIDEYIVLWIALVFSFFDLIRYCVSVCNQIASHLHIHVFRIKVLVG